In Candidatus Methylacidiphilales bacterium, the sequence AGCGGGGATTCCGCGGGTGGTGGAACCGTTGCCGGAGCATCGGGAACGTCCTGGGCTGGAATCCATGGCTCCATTGCCAGGAGCAGGAAGAGAAGCAGAATTCCGTGCTTCATGAATGGGTGATGAGCCGGTGTTTTCCGGGGAACGTTTGCCGAAGGGTGGCGGCGACCGACATCCAAGAAGCCCGTGTGCCTTGGGGGAGAGACAGGCTGGCGAGGAACACAACCGGAGCCAACAGGGAGGCGGCGGTCAGCTGGGGTTCCTGGGCCGGTCCGCCGAACCGGACGAGGACCAGAAAGCCCGAGCTGCTCCAGTGCTTCAGGGAACTGGCCACGGATTGGGCCTGGGAGAGCGGGCAGTCGGCGAGATTCATGGTAAAAAGAGAGACGCCGGGGGGAGGGGTTTCGCCGAGGTTGTTGAGGCGGAAACAGGACTGGGTGGGTTGGAGGGGACGGGGCGAGAGATCGACCAGAATGGAAGAAGGAAAAAGGCGGGCGGCCCGTCCGGCCAGGTCGACCCAGAGGGCGTCCTCCTCGGGAAAGGGGAAGGGAGCCCAGCCGCAGATGGGGGACCTTTCGTGGATTCTGGGGACGATCCAGGCGTTCCAGATGGAGTCGTGGCCGTCTGGTTTTGCACCGGACGAAAAGGAGGCGAGCGTATCCATGCCGAGGATCAGCTCCAGTTCACGCCTGGTTTCGATCCGGTTGGAAGCGATTTCCAGGAGAAGGACCAGGGCGAAAGCGAACCCCCCGCAAACGGCGGCGCCAAACAATCCCAAGGCTCCAGTCTTGAAGGTTCTTCCGCGCGTGGAGACCTCGTCCGCGGTGGCCGGGGCGAGGATGCCGAGATAACCGGGGGAACGTTCCTCGAAGATCTTGGCTTCCTGGAAGCGCCCGGCGATGAGTTCCCGGGCGCTGATGAGGGAGGCCTTCCGATCGGCAAGTTTTTGATAGGCCATGGCTTTTTCCGGGATGGCCTGCATTTCCCTGCGTCCGTCCTGGAGCAGCTTCTCCAACTGAGATGACCGGTTGGTGAGGGATTTCTTTTCGTTCTCCAGTTTGATCAATTCGATGTAAAGGGCGTCGCCGACGCCGGTGCCGGTGAAGGAATCATCGCGACGGTTGGGGTCGGCGTTCTGTTGGCGGATTTCATCCTCCAATTGGGAGATGGCGGCCCCGGCCTCCAAGACAATCGGATTGGTTTCGGTGTAGGTGCTGCGGAGTTCCTCGTATTGGGCCCGGAGGGTGCGCAGGCGTTCACCGGCGGGGTTCTGGCTGCGGATGGCGCCGCGGAGGGCGTTGATCTGGGTGTCGAGGCTTTCGAGGGAGATACGGGCGTTGTGGTATTCGAGTTCGATGCCGCTGAGGGAGCGGAGATAGGACTCGATTTCCTTCTGGGCATCGACCATCCCCTCGCGCTGCACCAATTCGACCATCTCCCGGTCGAGGCGGGTGGTTTCCGCGTCCATCGACTCGATTTGCTTTTGGAGGTAGGTACGGATGTCATGGCTTTCGGCGGCTTGGAGGTCGCGGGTGTAGGCGACCAATTCCTCGGCCCAGGTGTTGGCCAGGGCGGTGGTATCTTCCGGGCTGTCAGTGCCCCAGACCTCGAGAATGAGGAGGTCGGTCTTTTTTTCTTCGGTCAGGGAGAAGGCATTCCGGATTTGCGCGACCGTCCTGGGTGGATTGGCGCGGGCAGCGACGCGCTGCAGGGCATCGTAGGAAAAAGCGGCGGAGATGAGGGTGGCGGGTTTGAGGGCGGGCGGGCTGTAGGCCTCACCGAGCCGGGCGGAGCGGAAAACGGAGGTGGCCTGTTTTTTGACCAGGCGGACTTTGACGGAGTAGACCGTGACCGTGGTGGCCAGTCCAAAAGCCAGACCGAGGACCAAGCCGAGTCCGGCGGCACCGAGCCACCAAGGGTAGCGACGAAGGGCGCCGGAGAAGCAGCGGATGGGATCGAGTCCGCGTTGTTTGAGCAAGGTGAGGATGGCAGGTTCCGGTGGGGTGGGAGCAGCGGCTTGAACCGGGCCGGCCGGTGGCGGGTTTGTGGGCGCGGCAAGGGAGGACGGCGGGAGAGCGGGAGAGCGGGGCGGCTGAACAGCGGGAGCCTGTGGCCGGACAACCGGAACCGGCTTCCACTGGCTGACATTCATTTCTTCTTCCGAGGGTGCCATGATGAATGTTAGGTGGGAGACGGAATCAGTGTTGCCGGTGTATTCAATTGGTGGCGACGGAGGTCGCGGAGCACGGTTTCGATGTCCAAGCCCGAGACATGTCGGCGACCCTGCGCGCGGGCATGTTCCATGGAGAGTTTGGCCAGGCGGTTGAGTTCCCGGGGAACAGAGCGGCCCGATGCGCCCAAGACACGCACGGCATCCGCATCGAAGACCTCGCCGGTGGGATGTCCGGCCACGCGCAGGCGGTGGGCAAGGTAGGGTCCGGTATCCTCGGGGGAAAGGCTGCCGAGATGGAAGCGGAGTCCGATCCGCTGGTCGAGGGAGGGCAGGACGGCCACCCGCCTCCTGAGCTCCGGTTGACCTATCAAGACAATCGTCAATAAACCACGGCCTTGGTCGTTGAGGTTGGTCAGGCGGTTGATTTGCGACAGGGTTTCATCGTCCATGTCCTGGGCCTCGTCGAAGAGGAGCAGCAGGTGCCGTTGGTGGAGGCGGTGGAGTTGGTCGAGCATGTCGCGGAAGAGGGCATAGCAATCGTAGAGGTTGGAAGCCCCGGCCGCCTCACGTTCCAGGCCGAAGGCGACCAGGATGCGCTTGAGGTGGTCTTCCAGCCGGAAGAAGGAGTTCTCGAATTGAATGACGCAGATGCGGTCGGGATCGGCCTGGGAGGCGAAAAGGTGGCGGGTCATGGTTTTGCCGCAACCGATTTCACCCGTGAGCATGCCCAGGTACATGGTTTCCTCGGCCACCAGGTAACCGAGCCGGGCAAGGGCCTCGGCGTGGGCACGGCTCTGGAAGTAGAACCGGCTGTCGGTGACCGGTTCGAACGGACGTTCCTGGATCTGCCAATGGGTGAGGAACGGGTTCGTCATGGGAGCAGGGCTTTTTTATCATGCCGGGCCTGCGCGAGCAAATAGCATTGCAGGGTGTCGCGCGCGTTGGATTCCCAGGTGAACCGGGCGGCATGGGCGAGACCGGCGTTGACGCGCCGGGCGCGTTCGGCAGGGGGGAGGGCGATGAGATCCTGGATGGATTGGGCGATGTCCCGGGTATCCGTTGCCCGGAAGCGAAGGGCGTCGGGACCGAGGATTTCGTCGAGCGAGCCCTCGGTGGAGGAGACGACCGGGCAACCGCAGGCCATGGCTTCGAGCGGCGGGAAGCCGAAGCCTTCGAAGAGCGAGGGAAAAACCAGCGCGGTTGCGCCCGCATACCAGAAGGGCAGATCGGCGCGGTCAACAAAGCCCAGGTGATGGATGCGCTCGCGGCAGTGGGAGGCGGCCAGGCGGCGGTGGATTTCCTCCGCCCCATGCCAGTCTGCGCCGCCGATGACGAGGTGCAGCCGGGGCTGCGAAGCGGCCACGGTTTCGAAGGCTTCAAAAAGGCGGATGTGATTTTTGGCCGGGTGTTCCAAACGGGCGATGTAAATGAGGTAGGGGTCGCCCGAGGGCCAGAGGGTGGCCAGGCGTTGGCGGAGGAGGGCGGGTTCAGGGGGATGAAATTGGGCGTGATCCAGTCCGTTCCAAATGACGCGGGTGCCGGTGCGCGGCAGATGGCAGAAGGATTCCAAATCGGCCGCGGTGGCATGGCTCACGGCGGTGAGCACGTCGGCATGTCGGAGAAGGCGGGGCACCACATGACGGCCGTAAGCCATGCGCGCGGCATCGTATTTGCCCGCAAGCTTGAATGCGGCGAGGTCGTGGACAGTCACGACCGAGGCGCAGGGCGGATGCCAGACGGCGCGTCGGTAACTGGGAATGTGGAGCACGTCGATTTTTTCCCGGCGCAGGAGCGCACGGAGACCGGTCTGGTGCCAGAAGACATTGCGGAGTGCGGGCCGCAACGATTCGGGGAGTCCGATCCAACGGAAATGGTCAAGCCAACGGGCGAAAAGCGCACGGTCCTCGTCGAGGCCGATGAGGCAAAGCTCGATATCGGCGGAAATCGAGCGGAAGCCGTCCAAGAGGCCGAAAACATAGGTGGCGATGCCCGAGCGGCCGCGCTGGATGACACTGGTGGAGAGGGCGACTTTCATCCGGCGGGCAGATCCAGGACCCGCTCCAACCGGGCAAGATGGATGACATTGCGGACACTGGCATGAGCGGACGCGATTCGAAAAGCGGCGCCCGGGCGGCGGGAAACCATTTTGAGACAACGCAGGAGGGCGCCGAGTCCGGTGCTGTCCATGAAGGGGCATTGGGAGAGATCGAGGGAGAGCCCCCGCGCCTCCGGAGCCAGGGCCCATTGTTCGAGGACCCAGCCGTAGAAGGCTTCGGAGTTCAGAGCCCGGAGTTCTTCCTGCCAGCTGAGTGTGAGGATATTCCCATTTCGAACCGACGATTCAGAAGGGGCGGCCGGCAGTTCGGCCGGCGAGGAGACGATGGGGAACATGCGGTCGAAGCGCATGGAGCGGAGGAGGTCGCCCGGTTGTCCGGGGGCGAGGACAGCCAGGGTGACCCCCGTTTCCGTGGCGGCTTTGAAGAGGGAGACCACGCGCCCCATGCCGGTGCTGTCCATGAAGGGCACGCCCGAGAGGTCGAGGACGACACGGCTGCGCCCGTGGGGAAGCCGGACGGGGAGTTGGCCGGCGGAGACGGCATCGGCGCGCCCGTTCCAGACCAGGCTGGCCCAGCCGTCGGGCCGGGAGGATACGGGAGTGGCCGGGGCCCGCGGTTTGGGTGAAAGATGGCGGCGTTGGTTGCGGACGTCGTTGGCGAAAAAGAAGAGGTCGAAGAGGTAGCGTCCACCGAGGCGGCGGGGTTCCTGGGCCATGCGGTAGAGCCATTCGATGCCTAGGGCGCCGGCCCAACCCGGAGCGCGGGAGAACTTGCCCGCCAGGAAATCGAAGGTGGCCCCGATGCCGATGGAGACGGCCGCCCCGTGTTCCTGGAGGTTCATGCCGATCCACTTTTCCTGTTTGGGACAACCGAAGGCGACCAGGAGGATGTCGGCGCGGGCTTCGCGGATGCGCCGGTTGATGCCTGCGTGGTCGAATTCATTGAGCGGTTTGTAGGGAGGGGATTCCATGCCGGCGATTTGTAGCCGGGGGTGTTTTTCCAGCAGGCGGCGGCGGGCTTCGCCCAAGACTTCATCGCTGGCCCCCAGAAAATACAGGCGCCAGCCGAGTTCTTCGGCTTTTTCACAGATTCGGGGCACGAGATCTGAACCGGGGACGCGTTCGGGCAAGGGGGCATTCATCCAGCGAGAGGCCCAGACCAGCGGGGTGCCGTCACAGAGAACGAGATCGGCGGACAGGAGGAGTCGCTGGAGCTCGACATCGCGCGAGGCCTGAGCGGCGAAATCGACATTGGCCGTGGCGATGAAACGGGGGGTCCGTTCCCTGACGGCGGCGGCGATCCAGTCCAGTGTCTGCTCCATCGTTAGGCGGTGGAAGGGGACACCAAGAAGCACCACAGAGGGCTCATCCAAAGAGGCCACAAGATTTACGGTAGGCCCTTGCTGGATGGTGACGAGAAAAAAGCGGAAAATTCAAGGACTGGGCCGGGTGGGTGAGGGTTTCGACTTGAGTCGTAATTGGCGGAAGGCAGAATGCTCGCGTGGGCGCAAGCAAACCCGGCGAACTGGGACGACAACAGGGGAGCGGAGCCGTGGCCGGGGCGGGGTCCGAACTATCGCGCCGGAGTACCCGGGCATTGGGGTTCATCGTGGTCGTCTCCTTTTTGGAACTGCTCCTGGTTCTGGGGGCGGTCTGGCTATCGCGCCACGATGCGGCACACATCAACATGGGGGGGCGCCAAAGGATGCTCTCGCAACGGACTGCTTTTTTTGCCCTGCAACTTTCTTCAGCGCCCGATCCCTCCGCTTATGGGCAATTACTGGGCAAGATCCGTGAAGCCTCGGATGAGATGCGTTCGGCCAACGGCCGGTTGAGCGGTGTCAGTCAGGGTATCTGGGGTTCCGGGAGGCTCAAAGAAGTCTACCAGCCCGGGCCGGGTTCGCTTCACGATCAAGTGGAGAATTACCTTTCCCTGGCCGGCCAGATCGGCTCCTTTCCATATTCCGAACGGGCGGCCGCGCAGCCCTTGATCGAGCAACTCAAGGCGGAGGCTGCGGGATCGCTGCTGACCCGCCTGGATCAGGCGGTGCTTCTGCACCAGCAAGCGGCGGAAAGTCACTGGAAACAGCTGGTTGGGTTGCAGATTGCCCTCTTTTTTCTCAGCCTGCTGGCCATCCTGTCCGCTGGTTGGTTCGGCATCCGCCCGATGACGCGGCAACTGGAAAGAGAAAACCGCGAGTTGTTGCTGGCGCAGGAAAAGCAGAACGAAGCCGTGCGCCAGGCCGAGGCGGCGAGCATGGCCAAGTCCCTTTTCCTGGCCAACATGAGCCATGAAATCCGGACCCCGCTCAATGGAATCATAGGCATGGCGGAACTTCTGGCTTCGACCCCACAGGACAGCCAACAGCATGAATTCACCCGTTCGATCCGCAAGAGCGGGGAAACCCTCCTGCAGTTGCTCAATGACATCCTGGATTTTTCCAAGATCGAATCCGGGCACATGGATCTGGAACGGATCGAATTCAGTTTGGAGGAAGTGGTGGGGAACTCGGTGGACCATGTCATCACCCGGGCGGCGGAGAAGGGCGTGGAGATGGGATACAACATCGACCCGGCGGTCCCCCTGAGTCTCATGGGTGATCCGACCCGTCTGGGCCAGATCCTCACCAACCTCATCGCCAACGCGGTGAAGTTCACCCAAAAAGGCGAGGTCAGCCTGAAAGTCACCGCGCCAGGGCCCGGATGGGTTCGCTTCGAGGTGCGTGACAGCGGCATCGGTATTTCCCGCGAGGAACAAGCGCGGTTGTTCAAGACCTTCAGCCAGGTGGACGCATCGACCACCAGGAAATTTGGCGGCACTGGACTGGGTCTGGCCATCTGCCGGAGATTGTGTGAGCTCATGCAGGGCAAGATCGGGGTGGAAAGCGAATTGGGCCGGGGGAGCATGTTCTGGTTTGAGTTGCCCCTGGGGGCGGGTCGTTCGGCCGTGGAGGATCGCACCAAGGTGGTGCATGCCCGCCTCGAGGGCAGGAGGGTGTTCATTCTTGATGACCAGCAGGTGAACGGAAAGATCCTTGAAATGCACCTGCGCAACTGGGGCATGGAATGCGACATCTTCCTTGAACCGGAGGAAGCGCTTGCCCGGATTCGTTCCGGAGTTTCCTACGATCTGGGCTTGGTCGATTACCAGATGCCGGGCATGGACGGGCTGGGTTTCGCGCACCAGGTGCGGAAGATCCTCGACAAGGACCGCCTTCCGATGATCCTCATTTCCTCGGTGAGTGATCCCGGTTTGATCGCGGACGACCCCGTGCAGCCTTTCCAAGCGGTCGGCCACAAGCCGGTGCATGCGCCGATCTTGCGCCGGTTGGTGGTCCAGGTGATGGCCGGTTCTAAGCGGCTGCGGCGAATCACCCAGACGGTTTCCCTCAAGCAGGTGAATCTCGGGCGGGAGTATCCCCTGCGGCTCCTTCTGGCCGAGGACAATCCCACCAACCAGAAGGTTGCGCTCCATCTGCTCAAGCGCCTGGGCTACACCGCGGATCTGGCCGAAAACGGGCGCATGGCGGTGGAAATGGCGGGACGGGGGGGATACGATCTTATCTTCATGGACGTGCAAATGCCGGAAATGGACGGCCCGGAGGCCACCGCAGAAATCCGGCGCCTTCCCGGAATCCGCCAGCCGCGCATCGTCGCCTTGACGGCCAATGCCATGAAAGGGGACAGGGAACGCTACCTGGCCGCCGGGATGGACGATTACCTGAGCAAGCCGGTGCGGTTGGAGGACCTGGAGGAGGCCTTGTTGCGTGCTGTTGTTCCTGCTGATCCGGCTTTGGCGGGGCAAGGTCGGGAGGAGGCGGCGACCGGGGAGGAACTGGAGGTCGATGTCACGCAGGTCGATTCTTTGGTTGATGGATTGGGACCGCAATTTCCGGTTGTGCTGGGTGAACTCGAGCGAGCATTTGCCGAACGCATCAGAACCTTCCAATCCCTGGCCGCAACCGGTCAATGGGCGGAGGCTCGGGCGACCGCGATCGAATTGGCCGGTGAAATCCAACCGTTCGGTCTGCGCCGTTTGGTGGAATTTCTGGAGGCGGTGGGCCGTTTCGAGGAAGCCCCGCCGCCCGCCACGCTGGCGGAATGGGGCCAGTCGATCGCCCTGCTTTTTGACCGGGGACTTCTGGTTCTGAAAGAACGGGCCCGGCTATGAATCTGCAGGCCATGGATTACTTGCGGTTTGTTGGAGCTACGGTTTTCATTTTCCTGGCCGCGGTGTTTTTTTTCCGTCAGTTGATGCGGCCGGCTGCTCCGGGACAATACTGGTGGGTGGTGGTTTTCGCGTCCATTGCCGGGCATGAGACGGTGGAATTGATGGAGATTTGGTTCGGGGTGCTGGCGCGGTGGCCCCATCTCAATTTGGCGGTGATGGTGGTGGGCACGGTGGTGCTGGTTTGTGCCGGTGCCCGGCGTTCTTTCCACACCCCTTTCTTGATCGTCCCGTTTTTGGCGGGCGCGCTCTGCTTCCTTTTGCCCGCCGCGATGCTGAATGATGGCGAGGTTCTCTTTTCCGTCCTTCTTTTCCCAGTGGCAGGACTTTGGGCTTCTTTTCGGACTCGCCAGTCGGAAACGGAGCCGGGCGCCAGACTGTGGTGGATTCTCTTGTCATGCTGGTTCCTTTGTTTTTCCGCAGAGTTTCTGCTGCAATTCTGGAGCTTGTCCGCGTCCCAATGGATGTGGCTTCCGGCCCTTCTGCTGGTAAGCGGGGTTGCGGTGCTGGTTTGGCGTGATTTGCTGGCCACTCCGATGGAGGGGAGTTTTATCTCCCGTTCGGTCCACTCCGGGAAAACACGCACCGATTGGGTGCCCTTGCTGATTCTGGCCCTGATCCTGGCGTTGGGATGGCCGCTGACCCACCTGGCCGGACATTGGGCCTGGCAGGGAATCACCGCTTCATTGCTCGACCGCACAGCAGTGGCGGCCGCTTCACTGGATCCGAACCAAGTGGACCAATTGGTGAAAGCACCCAACCCGACCCAGGCTCCTTCTTATGGGGCCATCCGGGAAATTCTCGGGCGCATGCACCGGGCTGACGCGCGGATGCGTTATGTCTATCTCATGGGGCAGAAGCAGGGCCGGGTGGCGTTTTTGGCCGAGGCAGAAGGGCCGGACAATGCGGTTCCCGGGGAGGCCTATGAAGATGCCAGCCCGGAATTGGTGGCGTCCTTCACCAATGGAAAAGCATTCGTCGAGGGTCCCTTGCCTGATGCCTGGGGAATCTGGGTCTCAGCGCTGGTTCCCTTGCCCGATGAAAACCGGGGAGTGCGGGCGGTTTTTGGCATCGATCTGGATGCCCACGAAGTCATGGCGGAAGTGGCCAAGTACCGGATGGTGGCCGTTTTGGGCACCGGATCGATGGCTTTGATTGTGCTCGGGTTTTCCCTCAGCCTGGTCTGGAGTCGGCACCAGTCCCGCCGTCTCGAATCCATTGAGTTGCAGGCCCGCTTGCTCGACCGGGCCATCGGCCAGATCAATACCGGCGTGGTCATCGCCGACATGTCGCTGCCGGATCATCCATTGATTTACGTCAATCCAGCCTTCACCCGCATGACCGGATATGGAAAGGAGGAATGCCTGGACCGGAATTGCCGTTTCCTCCAGGGGCCGGAGACCTCGGGCGCGGAAATCAGGAGAATCCGCGAGGCCGTCCGCCTCCACCAAGCCTGCACCGTGACCCTGCTCAATTACCGGAAAGATGGGTCCTCGTTCTGGAACGAACTCACGCTTTACCCGATTTTCTCATCCGTAGGGATGTTGGCCTATTACGTTGGCATCCAGAACGATGTCGGTGAACGGGTTCTTTTCCAAGAGGCATTGAAAGTGGCCAAAGATGCCGCGGAGCAGGCCAACCGAGCCAAGTCCCATTTCCTGGCCAACATGAGCCATGAGATCCGCACCCCGCTCAACGGCATCATTGGCTCGATTGAACTGATGGAAAGTCGTCTGCAATCGGACGATATGAACGAGTACCGGGACACACTCCGCGCCAGCGCCGACCACCTGCTCTCGTTGATCAACGACATCCTGGATTTTTCCAAGATCGAATCGGGCAAAGTGGAACTGGAGGAGGTGACGGTGGATCTTCCCCTCCTGGTCGAGGAGGTGTTCGATCTGGTACGCGGGCCCGCGGGAAAAAAGAAACTGGCCATGGCCCATTTCTGGGAGTCGGACTCCCCGAGGGAGGTCCGGGGAGATCCGGTTCGTCTGCGGCAGATCCTGCTCAATCTACTCAGCAACGCGGTCAAGTTCACCTCGGAGGGCGAGGTGCGCCTGATGGTGGGTCCAGCCGGCCCGTCGGGCTGGGAACTGGAAGTGAGCGATACCGGCGTGGGATTGAGTCCGGAACAACAGGCGCATCTTTTCCAGCCCTTTGCCCAGGCAGATGCCTCGACGACGCGCCGATTTGGTGGCACCGGATTGGGCCTGGCCATCATCAAGAGGCTGGTCGAACAGATGGGGGGAGGGGTGGGTTTGGAAAGCAGGGCCGGAGAAGGCGCCTGCTTCAAGGTGCGGTTGCCGCTGCCCGTGCTCAACCGGGTCAAGGATGGACCGCTTCCCCGCGATTGGAAGGGCAGGACGATCGGCCTTTGTGGCATCGAACCCCTGACAGCCCGGTGTATCAAATCGGCGGCGGCGGTCTGGGGCGTGTATGTGCGCATTGAATCGATCGAGACCTGGGATCCGTCCAGACCCGGGGTGTCGGCATGGCTCCTGGGCGAAGAATTGGCGGGAAGGGTCCTGGACGGGCAGAGGTCGGTGCCCGCGCACGTGCCAGTTCCGGTGGCCGTGGTGGCCTCGGGCCTGCAGAGCCCGGCGCTGTCCGTACCGGTGCTCGCCTGGCCGTTGCGTCCGGGCAGGTTGCGGCATCTCCTGAAAAACTGGTCGGCGTCCTCCTCCGCTGTCGACGAGGACAAGACCAGCCCGAAATCCGTGGCAGTCAGCGCGAACCCCCTGGATATTCTGGTGGCGGAGGACAACCAGATCAATCAACGGATCGCGGTGGAGATGCTCCGTCGCCTGGGACACCGGGTCGAGAGCGTATCCGATGGCCGAGCCGCCGTTTTGGCGGTGGAGTCGCACGCGTTCGATCTTGTTTTCATGGACGTCCAGATGCCGGTCATGGGCGGACCGGAGGCGGCGGCGGAAATCCGCAGCCGGATGACCGGTAGGAGACGTCCTTACATCGCCGCCCTGACCGCCAATGCCCTGATGGGGGACCGCGAGAAATTGATCGCCGGGGGGATGGATGATTACCTCAGCAAGCCGGTGACTCGGACGAAACTGCAGGAAGTGATCGAACGGGCGCAGCTTGCACGGTCGATGGGGCCCGCGTTGGATGCCGGGGCGCTTGAGGCCATGGCCCAGGGATGGCCCCCGGAATTTGAAGAGATTTACCAGGGCTTTGTCAGGGAAGTGCCCGGCATGTTGGAGCGGTTGTTCCGCGCCGAAGCGGGGGAAGCCCGCAATCTGGCCCATCAGTTGAAAGGAAGCGCCTCCAGTTTCGGCTTCAAGGCCTTTGCCGGAATGATGGCCTCGCTGGAGTCCGAGGCCAAGGAAGGCCGGTTGCCACCGGGCGGAAGCACGGCAAAGGCGGGAGAACTCTGGGCCCGTTCTGTTGCCGAGGCCGGGGAAGTGCGCAGCAGGCTTCGCGTTGATATCCCCAAGGGTTGAGTGAATCCCCAATGCCAATAACTGCCGAATCGGTGCTAAGACGCCTTTTTGCGGGCACCAAGTCTATCCTCTTAGAGCGGTTTGCATTTGATTAGCAGTGGTTTCAACACGTTTCTCTTACTCGCTCTCGTGCGCGTTCTCTCCCATTCAGAGAGCAGGAGAAAGAGAAAGAGTATGGGAACGAGCAGCTGATCAAATGCAAAATGCTCTAATCCACAAGGGACAACAAGGGGATGGGCCTAGCCTTTGATCAAGGGCGGCAGTTTTTCAGGGGGAAGTCTAACTACTGACCAGCAGTTGCTTCACCTGTTCTTGCATTTGGATCGGACTGAAGGGTTTGGTGACAAAATGGGATACGCCCAGCTGTCCGGCTTCGTCGCGCATCGTTGCGGCTCCCCGTGCGGTCAGGATGATCACGGGCATGGTGGCCCCCTCCTTCAACCGACGGAGTTCACGCACGGTTTCGAATCCATCCTTACCCGGCATCATCACATCAATGACCAACAAATCGACCCCTCCTTGGGCGACACGGGCCAGGGCTTGTTCGCCGTCGGAGACCGATTCCACTTTGCAGCCGATCTTGCCCAGGGTGAAGGTGAGCAGGCGCAGCATGTGCTTTTCGTCGTCGCACAGTAGGATGGTTTTGTTGTTCATGGGAGGGGGAGTCTTTCCAAGACCAGGAGACTGCGGTCGTCGCCCGCCGCACGGTTGCCGCAGAATTCGTCGATC encodes:
- a CDS encoding response regulator, translated to MGASKPGELGRQQGSGAVAGAGSELSRRSTRALGFIVVVSFLELLLVLGAVWLSRHDAAHINMGGRQRMLSQRTAFFALQLSSAPDPSAYGQLLGKIREASDEMRSANGRLSGVSQGIWGSGRLKEVYQPGPGSLHDQVENYLSLAGQIGSFPYSERAAAQPLIEQLKAEAAGSLLTRLDQAVLLHQQAAESHWKQLVGLQIALFFLSLLAILSAGWFGIRPMTRQLERENRELLLAQEKQNEAVRQAEAASMAKSLFLANMSHEIRTPLNGIIGMAELLASTPQDSQQHEFTRSIRKSGETLLQLLNDILDFSKIESGHMDLERIEFSLEEVVGNSVDHVITRAAEKGVEMGYNIDPAVPLSLMGDPTRLGQILTNLIANAVKFTQKGEVSLKVTAPGPGWVRFEVRDSGIGISREEQARLFKTFSQVDASTTRKFGGTGLGLAICRRLCELMQGKIGVESELGRGSMFWFELPLGAGRSAVEDRTKVVHARLEGRRVFILDDQQVNGKILEMHLRNWGMECDIFLEPEEALARIRSGVSYDLGLVDYQMPGMDGLGFAHQVRKILDKDRLPMILISSVSDPGLIADDPVQPFQAVGHKPVHAPILRRLVVQVMAGSKRLRRITQTVSLKQVNLGREYPLRLLLAEDNPTNQKVALHLLKRLGYTADLAENGRMAVEMAGRGGYDLIFMDVQMPEMDGPEATAEIRRLPGIRQPRIVALTANAMKGDRERYLAAGMDDYLSKPVRLEDLEEALLRAVVPADPALAGQGREEAATGEELEVDVTQVDSLVDGLGPQFPVVLGELERAFAERIRTFQSLAATGQWAEARATAIELAGEIQPFGLRRLVEFLEAVGRFEEAPPPATLAEWGQSIALLFDRGLLVLKERARL
- a CDS encoding glycosyltransferase family 1 protein: MKVALSTSVIQRGRSGIATYVFGLLDGFRSISADIELCLIGLDEDRALFARWLDHFRWIGLPESLRPALRNVFWHQTGLRALLRREKIDVLHIPSYRRAVWHPPCASVVTVHDLAAFKLAGKYDAARMAYGRHVVPRLLRHADVLTAVSHATAADLESFCHLPRTGTRVIWNGLDHAQFHPPEPALLRQRLATLWPSGDPYLIYIARLEHPAKNHIRLFEAFETVAASQPRLHLVIGGADWHGAEEIHRRLAASHCRERIHHLGFVDRADLPFWYAGATALVFPSLFEGFGFPPLEAMACGCPVVSSTEGSLDEILGPDALRFRATDTRDIAQSIQDLIALPPAERARRVNAGLAHAARFTWESNARDTLQCYLLAQARHDKKALLP
- a CDS encoding AAA family ATPase — protein: MTNPFLTHWQIQERPFEPVTDSRFYFQSRAHAEALARLGYLVAEETMYLGMLTGEIGCGKTMTRHLFASQADPDRICVIQFENSFFRLEDHLKRILVAFGLEREAAGASNLYDCYALFRDMLDQLHRLHQRHLLLLFDEAQDMDDETLSQINRLTNLNDQGRGLLTIVLIGQPELRRRVAVLPSLDQRIGLRFHLGSLSPEDTGPYLAHRLRVAGHPTGEVFDADAVRVLGASGRSVPRELNRLAKLSMEHARAQGRRHVSGLDIETVLRDLRRHQLNTPATLIPSPT
- a CDS encoding ATP-binding protein encodes the protein MNLQAMDYLRFVGATVFIFLAAVFFFRQLMRPAAPGQYWWVVVFASIAGHETVELMEIWFGVLARWPHLNLAVMVVGTVVLVCAGARRSFHTPFLIVPFLAGALCFLLPAAMLNDGEVLFSVLLFPVAGLWASFRTRQSETEPGARLWWILLSCWFLCFSAEFLLQFWSLSASQWMWLPALLLVSGVAVLVWRDLLATPMEGSFISRSVHSGKTRTDWVPLLILALILALGWPLTHLAGHWAWQGITASLLDRTAVAAASLDPNQVDQLVKAPNPTQAPSYGAIREILGRMHRADARMRYVYLMGQKQGRVAFLAEAEGPDNAVPGEAYEDASPELVASFTNGKAFVEGPLPDAWGIWVSALVPLPDENRGVRAVFGIDLDAHEVMAEVAKYRMVAVLGTGSMALIVLGFSLSLVWSRHQSRRLESIELQARLLDRAIGQINTGVVIADMSLPDHPLIYVNPAFTRMTGYGKEECLDRNCRFLQGPETSGAEIRRIREAVRLHQACTVTLLNYRKDGSSFWNELTLYPIFSSVGMLAYYVGIQNDVGERVLFQEALKVAKDAAEQANRAKSHFLANMSHEIRTPLNGIIGSIELMESRLQSDDMNEYRDTLRASADHLLSLINDILDFSKIESGKVELEEVTVDLPLLVEEVFDLVRGPAGKKKLAMAHFWESDSPREVRGDPVRLRQILLNLLSNAVKFTSEGEVRLMVGPAGPSGWELEVSDTGVGLSPEQQAHLFQPFAQADASTTRRFGGTGLGLAIIKRLVEQMGGGVGLESRAGEGACFKVRLPLPVLNRVKDGPLPRDWKGRTIGLCGIEPLTARCIKSAAAVWGVYVRIESIETWDPSRPGVSAWLLGEELAGRVLDGQRSVPAHVPVPVAVVASGLQSPALSVPVLAWPLRPGRLRHLLKNWSASSSAVDEDKTSPKSVAVSANPLDILVAEDNQINQRIAVEMLRRLGHRVESVSDGRAAVLAVESHAFDLVFMDVQMPVMGGPEAAAEIRSRMTGRRRPYIAALTANALMGDREKLIAGGMDDYLSKPVTRTKLQEVIERAQLARSMGPALDAGALEAMAQGWPPEFEEIYQGFVREVPGMLERLFRAEAGEARNLAHQLKGSASSFGFKAFAGMMASLESEAKEGRLPPGGSTAKAGELWARSVAEAGEVRSRLRVDIPKG
- a CDS encoding WecB/TagA/CpsF family glycosyltransferase; translated protein: MEQTLDWIAAAVRERTPRFIATANVDFAAQASRDVELQRLLLSADLVLCDGTPLVWASRWMNAPLPERVPGSDLVPRICEKAEELGWRLYFLGASDEVLGEARRRLLEKHPRLQIAGMESPPYKPLNEFDHAGINRRIREARADILLVAFGCPKQEKWIGMNLQEHGAAVSIGIGATFDFLAGKFSRAPGWAGALGIEWLYRMAQEPRRLGGRYLFDLFFFANDVRNQRRHLSPKPRAPATPVSSRPDGWASLVWNGRADAVSAGQLPVRLPHGRSRVVLDLSGVPFMDSTGMGRVVSLFKAATETGVTLAVLAPGQPGDLLRSMRFDRMFPIVSSPAELPAAPSESSVRNGNILTLSWQEELRALNSEAFYGWVLEQWALAPEARGLSLDLSQCPFMDSTGLGALLRCLKMVSRRPGAAFRIASAHASVRNVIHLARLERVLDLPAG